The following nucleotide sequence is from Pedobacter sp. PACM 27299.
CCGGACGTATCAAAGACAGCCATACCAAATTACCGCTCTCCTTTGTAAATGTAGGCCTGAAATCTGTAAAAGACAGCAGTTTTATTACTGGTACTGTTACTGATGATCAGGGCTTCTTCAAATTGGAAGAAATGAAAAGTGGAAGTTATCTTTTGATCATTTCTTTCATGGGACATCAAACGAAGCGGCAGACGGTATCAATAGGGCAGCTGACTCCCTTTCTTGACCTGGGCTGGATCGAATTGCAGAGCGAAGTTAAAACCCTCACAGAAGTCGTTATTTCTGGTAAAACAGAAAGCCTGAGCAGTAAAATGGATAAGAAAACTTTTAATATGGCAGATCAGCTGAGCCAGGGAGGAGGTTCTGTATTACAGGCGATGAAAAACCTGCCGGGGATCAGCACAAGTTCAGATGGGAAAATCATGCTTCGCGGCAGTGATAAAGTAGCAGTGCTTATTGATGGTCGACAAACCGCATTAACCGGCTTTGGTGGACAAAACGGACTGGATAACATCCCGGCATCTGCCATAGAACGTATTGAAATTATCAATAATCCCTCGGCAAAATTTGATGCAAATGGCAACGCAGGGATTATTAACATCATCTATAAGCAGCAGAAACAGGAAGGATGGAATGGTAAAATTGGCTTAACAACAGGCCTGGGGGCGATTTGGGAGAAAAAAGAAAACCTGCCAGGTATTCGTCCGCAATATCAGGGAACGCCAAAAATTAACCCCTCTCTTTCCCTAAATTATCGTAAAAATAAGTTGAATACTTTTATGCAGGCAGACTGGCTGTATACGCAAACCCTGAACCGGAATGAATTTTCGACCCGGATTTATGACACTGCTGAGGTCATCCGGCAGCAAGTGAAACGGAACAGAAATACGTCTTATGCGACATTGAAAACTGGTGCCGACTGGAATCCAGATGATCACAATTTGTTCTCCTTCTCAGGCTTGTTTAATCGGGAAAAGATCATTGACAGGGGAGATATTCCTTATTTTAATGAAGATTTATCCAGCAGGTATCGCCTCTGGCAATTTCTGGAAGATGAAGTAAAATATACGGCAACAGCTACGGCTTCCTATCAGCATAAATTTAAGCAGCCGGGGCACTTGCTCAATGCCGGGTTTAATTATACTTTCCACCGTGAAGATGAGCAGTACTTTTTTACCAATATCATGCCTGCATTTACTGGGGAAGATGCTTTTAAATTGCTTTCTGACGAGCGTGTCGCTGATTTCAATGTGGATTATGTACGTCCGCTAAAACATGGCAGAGTAGAAGCAGGAATGAAATTCCGAAACAGGACCATTCCCGTAAATATGCAGTTTTTTCCTGGCCTGAATTCTCCGCTGGATGTGAATGCAGGCGGTTGGGCGGATTATAAAGAAACCATTCCCGCCTTATATGGGAATTACGTTTTCGAAAGCTCAAAAGTGGAACTGGAAGCAGGGCTGAGGATGGAATATGTGAAAGTGAGCTATGATGTAAACCCCAATCACCCGACCTATAAAAGTAGTGGATATGACTATACGCGCCCTTTTCCAAACCTGCGCTTCGCCTATAAACTCGATGACCAAAATAAACTCTCTGTATTTTATAACCGTAGAGTAGATCGACCAAATGAGGTAGACATTCGTATTTTTCCTAAATATGATGAGCCGGAAGTGATCAAAGTAGGAAATCCGGGGTTACGTCCTCAGTTTACCAATAGCCTGGAGCTGGGTTACAAGACCAATTGGAACAAAGGGTCTTTCTATTTTGCAGCTTATCGTCGAAATACGGAAGGTACGATTACCAGGATTGCCACGCAAGCCCCTGGAAGTAACCTGATTTACAATGTATTTCAAAATGCCGGACACAGCAGCAATACAGGCGGGGAAATGGTAGCCCAGCAACAAATGAGTCCCTGGCTTACCCTGAACCTGAATGGAAACATTTATCAGAATAAAATTGATGCTTTTACCGTGGAGAATCTCTATCCCGTTCCTGTGATTTATACCGCCAAAAAAGATAACTTGATTTCAGGAAATCTGAAGTTAAACGCTTTAATGAAGTTTCCGGAATTTGCAGAACTGCAGCTGACCGGGATTTATCTGGCACCAGATCTGGTCCCGCAAGGAAGAATTGCTTCGCGATTTTCTATGGATATGGGATTTAAAAAGACTTTACAAAAAGGGAAAGGAGAGCTGTTCTTAAATGGAACTGATATTTTGAATACACTGCAAATTAAAAAGAATATTTATGGTAATGGTTTTCAATTGATCAGTACAGATTATTATGAAACTCAGGTATTCAGATTGGCTTACAGCTATAAATTTTAATCAAAAAATAAGGTTGGAAAACTAATTTTTCAACCTTATTTTTAAGAGTTCTTGCGCCATTAATGCTTCATCCTTTCCCATTCTTTCCATGGCTAAAGTTATTTCTTTGCAAACTTATCTGCAATCAGGTTTAAGTTTAAGCCGTGCTCCATATAGGCTTTTAATCCATCCAGAACGGTAGTGAAACCGCCGCTTGCCCCATTGATTTCTGCGATTAATTCCTCAGCAGAAGTTTGGAAACCGTATCTAATCAGCATCTGCGCTTCTACAAAAGGACCGTTAGTTTTCATGTGATTTTATTTAAAAGCCCAAATGATTTTTTTAGACAGTTGAAAATACAATTTGATCAAGAATCCCAGTTTTAACCGAAATATGGTGTAAAACAGGGATTCCTTGATATAATTAAGGGTTAATTAAACCTCTTTTTCTCAGCATCGGTTTAATATCTGGCTGATGCCCGCGGAAATTATAGAACATTTTGCCCAGGTCTTCCGTATTTCCTTTTGACAAGATCATATCACGGAAACGCTGTCCATTAGCTCTGGAAAGCCCGCCATTCTCTTCAAACCAGGAATAAGCATCGTTTTCTAACATGGAAGTCCAGGTATAGGCATAATATCCTGCCGCATAGCCATTGCTCCAGATGTGTAAGAAATAGCTGGAACGGTAACGTGGTGGCACCTCATACAAGTCTAGTTTTGTTTTCTTCAGCGCATTCGCTTCAAATTGATCTACATTTTGCAATGGTAGATTTGGTGCTAAAGTATGCCATTGTAAATCAAGTTCTGCAGCAGACAGCGCTTCTGTAAATTCATATCCCTGATTAAATGTACTTGCTTTCTTAATCTTGTCCAGCAATTGCTGCGGCATCGGCTGACCTGTTTTATAATGCAGCGCATAATGTTTCAGGATTTTCGGATCTGTAGCCCAGTGTTCATTGAACTGTGATGGGAATTCTACATAATCACGGGCCACATTGGTACCCGACAAACTCACATACTGCTGATCTGCGAATAATCCATGGAGGCCATGGCCAAATTCATGGAACATCGTGATCACATCATCAAAACTAATCAATGCAGGCTCGCCATCTTTAGGTTTAGTAAAATTGCAGACATTGTAAATCACTGGGATTGTACCCAGTTTTTTGGATTGAGGAACCACATTGTCCATCCAGGCGCCACCATTTTTATTGTCGCGTTTGTAATAATCGGTGTAAAATAAACCCAGCTGACTACCATCTTTGTCCATCACATCAAAAACACGAACATCTTTTTGGTATACAGGAAGGTCTTTACGTTCTTTAAAAGTGATGCCATACAACTGATTTGCGGCATAAAACACGCCTTTTTCTAATACAGTATCCAGCTCAAAGTAAGGCTTGATTTCGTTTTCATCCAGGTCATATTTCGCCTTGCGTACCTGCTCGGAATAGAAGTTCCAATCCCATGGGGCCAATTTGAAACCTCCTTTTTGCTGGTCGATCACCGCCTGTATGTCTTTTGCTTCTGCTCTGGCTTTTGCAGTGGATGCAGGTACCAGCTGACTAAAGAAACTGGCTACCGCTTCCGGTGTTTTTGCCATCTGATCCTGAAGTTTCCAACTCGCATAGTTTTTAAAACCTAAAAGCTGCGCCTGAGTTGCACGGATTTGTGCAATTCTGGAAATTACTTCTCTGGTATCATTGGCATCGCCTTTTTCTGCACGGGTCCAGGAAGCATTGAATAGTTTTTCACGTGCTGCACGATCTGCCATTCCTGATAATGGTGGCTGCTGTGTAGTATTCGCTAATCCTTTTCCTGCTGCCAGCAGTTTGGTGCCAAAACTGGTGCTCAAACTCGCTTCTTCTTTATTCAATGCTTTTAGCTTTTCTTTATCGGCTTCGGAAAGTTTTGCTCCCGATAATTCAAATCGCTGGTAATAATAATCCAGTAGTTTTTTTGATTCCGGATCTAAAGTTAACTTTTCGCGCTGCTGATAAACGGCTTCTACGCGCTTAAATAGTTTGGTGTTCAGGTAAATCGCATCATTGTTGGCCGTTAATTTTGGTGCTTCCTCTTCCTGGATTTTTTGCAGTTCAGGATTGGTGTTTGCACCGGTCAGCAAGTTGAAAACCCGGTTCACACGGCCAAGTAACTGCCCGCTGTTTTCAATAGCGAGGATGGTATTTTCAAATGTTGGCGCTTGCGTATCGTCAATAATCTTTTGTATTTCCTCCATCTGCTGTTTCATTCCAGCTTCAATTGCCGGTTGAAAATCGCTGTCTTTGATCTTATCGAAGGCAGGTGCCTGAAAAGGAAGTTTGCTGGGCTCAAAAAATGGGTTAGCAGAAGAGAAGTCTTCGCTGCTCGCCGCAGTTTTCTTTTGTGACTGGTTACAAGCCCCGGTGATTGCAAATAGGGCTAGTAATGGGAGGTAAGATATTCGTCTCATAGTTTATAATAGAAGTTAGTTATTTATAAAAATAAGGATTTATTAGTTAGATTACGAGAATATCGATTGTCTTGATCTGGCGCGATTCCTTCTTGCAATAATTGGATTTTTCCTTATTAATGCCAGAGATTCCAAAAGACAGGGGATGATTGACTACTGATTTAATAGACTTTATGTGTAGATATTCTATTATTTTTATATTTTCGTTCTGGGGAACTAAGTCTAATGTTGGAATATAAAATACTCAGTGATCGGGAATTGACCAGCCTGCTCAGAAAAGGTGATCAACTCGCCTACGCTGAGATTTATAATCGTCACAAAAATCTGCTTCAAAATCACCTGTATAAGAAATTAGGTGATCTGGAGTTAGTGAAGGATGTTTTACAGGATCTTTTTGTGAAACTGTGGGACAATAAATCAGAGATTCCACTCACTGATAACTTACCAGGATATTTATTCTGCGCGGCAAGAAATCGTGTTTTTAACCATTTGTCGCATAAGCAGGTGGAGTCTAAATACATCAATTCTATCCAGACTTTTATCAATGAGAACAATTACCTCACTGATCTGGCGGTAAGAGAGCATGAATTTGCCCGGATTATCCGTCAGGAGATCGAAGCCTTGCCACCGAAAATGAGGGAAGTTTTTGTCCTGAGCCGTGAAGGCCACCTTTCCCATGAGGAAATTGCGAAACAACTCCAGATTTCTTCGCAAACAGTTTCTAAACAAATCAGCAATGCCCTCAAAATTTTAAGAGTGAAATTGGGTGTGCTTTTCTACCTGCTGTAATCTCCATAAAAATATTTTTATTTTCTTCTACCTGTTGGGTATCCCTATAGCTGTCTTGCTATTAAACGGGAAAAATTCCTGATTATTTATGCAAAAAAAGACGCTACTGATTTATTAAAGAAATATCTGGCAGGAAATTGCTCAGAAGAAGAGTGTGGACTGCTGGAAACCTGGTATCTAAAATATGAGGAAAAAGCATTGCCAGAGGTTAGTCAGGAGACAAAAGATGCGCGGCTGGAGGAAATCTGGGCTTTTCTTTCGAAAAGAATGGAGACGAGGTTTGAGGAGACAATACCATCAATCCCGCTACGCAAAACTTCGCTGGTTTGGACAAAAATTGCAGTCGCGGCAACCATATTATTCGCTTTAAGTATTGCTTTTTATTTCTATAATATCCCATATAAAACAGGTATAGCTCCTCGGGAACAGCTCAGTCAATCTAAAATAAACCCTGTTCATCAAAAAGCGATGCTCACACTCGCGGATGGAAGGAGAATAACTTTAGATGAAGCAGAAAACGGCGAAATTGCCGAACAGGGCGGGGTCATTATCACTAAAACCAAGGATGGTCAGCTGGTTTATGAAGGCTCAGCAAATGAAGGCTCAGTAACTGAAAAATCAACAACTGAAGGTTCAGCAAGTACAGCCGCGGCCCGGGGAAACGCTCCTAATAAAATAGAGACACCTAAAGGCGGACAATATCAGGTGAACCTGCCTGATGGCACAAAAGTATGGCTGAATGCAGCTTCTTCTTTAAGTTATCCGGTATCATTTACCGGGGATAAACGAGAAGTAAAATTGCTTGGTGAGGCTTATTTTGAAGTGGCTAAAAATAAGAATATGCCTTTCGTAGTATATAGTAAAGGGCAGGAAGTAGAAGTTTTGGGAACGCATTTCAATGTGAATGCTTATCCCGATGAAGCAAAGACAAAAACGACCTTGCTGGAAGGAAGTGTCAAAGTGAAACTGCTGGTTGCAAAAGGAACAGCGCTCCTTAAACCCGGTCAGCAGTCCGTTTATGAAGGAGATCAGCTGGATGTGAATGCGATTGACGTTGCTGAGGTCATTGCCTGGAAAGAGGGTTATTTTCTTTTTCAGGATGAGGACATCAGGTCGATTATGAGAAAAATTGCAAGGTGGTATGATGTGGAGATAGTTTATGCAGCTAATATCAGCCCTAAAGAAATTGGTGGACGAATTTCCCGGAACAAGTCCCTGGACTACGTGTTAAGAACACTCTCCAGGACTGATAAATTTAACTTTAAAGTAGAAGGAAGGAGGGTTACAGTGATGCCTTAAATTTTACGATCTCAAAGGCCTGTAACAAAAAAACCAGAAGCGTTGAAGCCGCTCCTGGCTGATTAAAGTTTTTACAGGTACCCATTACAAAAACACGAAAGTATTATAAATGACCAGGAACGAGGTTAATGGCATTGCTGTGCCTCGTTCATAAAAAACCAACTAAACCAAATGTATGAATTTATAACCTTTAATTCCTACGACTATCGTCGTATGAAACGCAAATTATTATTGACAATGAAACTGACCGTACTGTTGTTAATGTCCTGTTTATTGCAAGTGAGTGCTGCAGGTTTTGCTCAAAATAAAATTACGTTGTCCCAGAAAAATGCTCCCCTGAGAAAGGTGTTGAATGAGATCTCGAAACAAAGCGGCTTCGACCTGATCTTTGTTTCAGACGCTTTGAAACTGGCAAAACC
It contains:
- a CDS encoding outer membrane beta-barrel family protein, which encodes MRRFLLLFLLMLGFSFVNAQNIKITLSGRIKDSHTKLPLSFVNVGLKSVKDSSFITGTVTDDQGFFKLEEMKSGSYLLIISFMGHQTKRQTVSIGQLTPFLDLGWIELQSEVKTLTEVVISGKTESLSSKMDKKTFNMADQLSQGGGSVLQAMKNLPGISTSSDGKIMLRGSDKVAVLIDGRQTALTGFGGQNGLDNIPASAIERIEIINNPSAKFDANGNAGIINIIYKQQKQEGWNGKIGLTTGLGAIWEKKENLPGIRPQYQGTPKINPSLSLNYRKNKLNTFMQADWLYTQTLNRNEFSTRIYDTAEVIRQQVKRNRNTSYATLKTGADWNPDDHNLFSFSGLFNREKIIDRGDIPYFNEDLSSRYRLWQFLEDEVKYTATATASYQHKFKQPGHLLNAGFNYTFHREDEQYFFTNIMPAFTGEDAFKLLSDERVADFNVDYVRPLKHGRVEAGMKFRNRTIPVNMQFFPGLNSPLDVNAGGWADYKETIPALYGNYVFESSKVELEAGLRMEYVKVSYDVNPNHPTYKSSGYDYTRPFPNLRFAYKLDDQNKLSVFYNRRVDRPNEVDIRIFPKYDEPEVIKVGNPGLRPQFTNSLELGYKTNWNKGSFYFAAYRRNTEGTITRIATQAPGSNLIYNVFQNAGHSSNTGGEMVAQQQMSPWLTLNLNGNIYQNKIDAFTVENLYPVPVIYTAKKDNLISGNLKLNALMKFPEFAELQLTGIYLAPDLVPQGRIASRFSMDMGFKKTLQKGKGELFLNGTDILNTLQIKKNIYGNGFQLISTDYYETQVFRLAYSYKF
- a CDS encoding M3 family metallopeptidase, encoding MRRISYLPLLALFAITGACNQSQKKTAASSEDFSSANPFFEPSKLPFQAPAFDKIKDSDFQPAIEAGMKQQMEEIQKIIDDTQAPTFENTILAIENSGQLLGRVNRVFNLLTGANTNPELQKIQEEEAPKLTANNDAIYLNTKLFKRVEAVYQQREKLTLDPESKKLLDYYYQRFELSGAKLSEADKEKLKALNKEEASLSTSFGTKLLAAGKGLANTTQQPPLSGMADRAAREKLFNASWTRAEKGDANDTREVISRIAQIRATQAQLLGFKNYASWKLQDQMAKTPEAVASFFSQLVPASTAKARAEAKDIQAVIDQQKGGFKLAPWDWNFYSEQVRKAKYDLDENEIKPYFELDTVLEKGVFYAANQLYGITFKERKDLPVYQKDVRVFDVMDKDGSQLGLFYTDYYKRDNKNGGAWMDNVVPQSKKLGTIPVIYNVCNFTKPKDGEPALISFDDVITMFHEFGHGLHGLFADQQYVSLSGTNVARDYVEFPSQFNEHWATDPKILKHYALHYKTGQPMPQQLLDKIKKASTFNQGYEFTEALSAAELDLQWHTLAPNLPLQNVDQFEANALKKTKLDLYEVPPRYRSSYFLHIWSNGYAAGYYAYTWTSMLENDAYSWFEENGGLSRANGQRFRDMILSKGNTEDLGKMFYNFRGHQPDIKPMLRKRGLINP
- a CDS encoding RNA polymerase sigma factor, which translates into the protein MLEYKILSDRELTSLLRKGDQLAYAEIYNRHKNLLQNHLYKKLGDLELVKDVLQDLFVKLWDNKSEIPLTDNLPGYLFCAARNRVFNHLSHKQVESKYINSIQTFINENNYLTDLAVREHEFARIIRQEIEALPPKMREVFVLSREGHLSHEEIAKQLQISSQTVSKQISNALKILRVKLGVLFYLL
- a CDS encoding FecR family protein — encoded protein: MPEVSQETKDARLEEIWAFLSKRMETRFEETIPSIPLRKTSLVWTKIAVAATILFALSIAFYFYNIPYKTGIAPREQLSQSKINPVHQKAMLTLADGRRITLDEAENGEIAEQGGVIITKTKDGQLVYEGSANEGSVTEKSTTEGSASTAAARGNAPNKIETPKGGQYQVNLPDGTKVWLNAASSLSYPVSFTGDKREVKLLGEAYFEVAKNKNMPFVVYSKGQEVEVLGTHFNVNAYPDEAKTKTTLLEGSVKVKLLVAKGTALLKPGQQSVYEGDQLDVNAIDVAEVIAWKEGYFLFQDEDIRSIMRKIARWYDVEIVYAANISPKEIGGRISRNKSLDYVLRTLSRTDKFNFKVEGRRVTVMP